A genomic window from Candidatus Methylacidiphilales bacterium includes:
- a CDS encoding DEAD/DEAH box helicase, translated as MDKKPFSELGLSPETLKAVEKMGFEEASPIQTLTIPVLLSGSDVVGQSQTGSGKTAAFALPAIECVDPAIRAPQVLILCPTRELAVQVAEEVAKLAIFKKDIRELPIYGGQSYDRQFRGLEQGAQIIIGTPGRVMDHLERKSLKLDQIRMVILDEADRMLDMGFVDDIRTVLSKAPPQRQTVFFSATLPRPIQELIKTFTRNPQTLRIESQALTIPSIDQVYYEVDRRAKVDVLCRLIDLHDIKFGIIFCATKMMVDELTEHLLARGYGADKMHGDMTQAMRERTMNRFRKRSIEFLVATDVAARGLDVDDIEVVFNYDLPNDGEDYIHRIGRTGRAGRHGKAITFVAGREIHKLQFIIRTTKSRIKRERIPTAEEVEQKRRDVFFDNIRETLEKGTYTRHDDLVDRLLEQGHAPTDIASALIDLLAGGQPAPAPEPVAVERPLRHGKERPDKPVRAERTATHDRERPQRREERPEPRPAPAETREVHAVSHEAGMVRVVLNVGRDHRVMPGDIVGVICGASRIPKQAVGAIFLKTKRSYVDIAESEVKQVLKKLNGIEFKGRKLSCDISRDESAI; from the coding sequence ATGGACAAGAAACCTTTTTCCGAACTCGGGCTCTCGCCTGAAACCCTCAAAGCCGTCGAGAAAATGGGGTTCGAGGAGGCTTCCCCCATCCAGACCCTCACCATCCCGGTCCTGCTCTCCGGTTCCGACGTCGTCGGCCAATCCCAGACCGGCTCGGGCAAGACCGCCGCCTTCGCACTCCCCGCGATCGAATGCGTTGACCCCGCCATCCGCGCCCCCCAGGTCCTCATCCTCTGCCCCACCCGCGAACTGGCCGTCCAGGTCGCCGAGGAAGTGGCCAAACTCGCGATCTTCAAAAAAGACATCCGCGAACTCCCCATCTACGGTGGCCAGTCCTACGACCGACAGTTCCGCGGCCTCGAACAGGGAGCCCAGATCATCATCGGCACCCCCGGCCGTGTCATGGACCACCTCGAACGCAAATCCCTCAAGCTCGACCAGATCCGCATGGTCATCCTCGACGAGGCCGACCGCATGCTCGACATGGGCTTCGTCGACGACATCCGCACCGTCCTCAGCAAGGCCCCGCCCCAACGCCAGACCGTCTTCTTCTCCGCCACCCTCCCCCGCCCGATCCAGGAACTGATCAAAACATTCACCCGCAACCCCCAAACCCTGCGCATCGAGTCCCAGGCCCTCACCATTCCCTCGATCGATCAGGTCTATTACGAGGTCGACCGCCGGGCCAAAGTCGACGTCCTCTGCCGTCTCATCGACCTGCACGACATCAAATTCGGCATCATCTTCTGCGCCACCAAGATGATGGTCGACGAACTCACCGAACATCTCCTGGCCCGCGGCTACGGCGCCGACAAGATGCACGGCGACATGACCCAGGCCATGCGCGAGCGCACCATGAACCGCTTCCGCAAACGCTCGATCGAATTCCTCGTCGCCACCGACGTCGCCGCCCGCGGGCTTGATGTCGACGACATCGAAGTCGTCTTCAACTACGACCTGCCCAATGACGGCGAGGACTACATCCACCGCATCGGCCGCACCGGCCGTGCCGGACGCCACGGCAAGGCCATCACCTTCGTGGCCGGCCGGGAAATCCACAAACTCCAGTTCATCATCCGCACCACCAAGAGCCGGATCAAACGCGAACGCATCCCCACCGCCGAGGAAGTGGAACAGAAACGCCGCGACGTCTTCTTCGACAACATCCGCGAAACGCTCGAAAAAGGCACCTACACCCGTCACGACGATCTGGTCGACCGCCTGCTCGAACAGGGCCATGCACCGACCGACATCGCTTCCGCCCTCATCGATCTCTTGGCCGGAGGCCAACCCGCTCCGGCCCCCGAGCCCGTCGCCGTCGAGCGCCCCTTGCGTCATGGAAAAGAACGTCCCGATAAACCCGTACGCGCGGAACGCACGGCAACGCACGACCGTGAACGTCCACAGCGGCGGGAAGAAAGACCTGAACCCCGTCCGGCCCCTGCGGAAACGCGCGAAGTCCATGCCGTCTCACACGAGGCAGGCATGGTCCGCGTGGTCCTCAACGTCGGCCGCGACCACCGTGTCATGCCGGGCGACATCGTCGGTGTCATCTGCGGAGCCAGCCGCATCCCCAAGCAGGCCGTGGGTGCCATCTTCCTCAAGACCAAACGCAGCTATGTCGACATCGCCGAATCGGAGGTCAAACAGGTCCTGAAAAAACTCAACGGCATCGAATTCAAAGGACGGAAGCTGAGCTGCGACATCAGCCGCGATGAATCCGCGATATAA
- a CDS encoding AraC family transcriptional regulator: protein MDFLIRHWAPLLRRYPSPFPVSTIGYIGRKTEWVRTTFPTCNYSFILSGGGEYRRGGRRWKFAAPAVLMQWPGDPVAYGPADGHESWEELYVVYPGRLVGAFRKMGFVHTDKPIWRIQDVRRLLERCEELQQAMGDGAVEGSADRVDRICESMILDSLLGQSHPEPDPAERAVAAIRQQVRRRLSQEVDWDEVAARQGLSPATFRRRWKQVVRVAPGQYLQSLRIREAKRLLVETRKAVAEVAAACGYGDPLYFSRAFRKETGVTPRDYRKVHRQPEP from the coding sequence ATGGACTTTTTGATCAGACATTGGGCCCCGTTGTTGCGCCGTTATCCGTCCCCTTTCCCGGTTTCCACCATAGGCTACATCGGCCGAAAGACGGAGTGGGTCCGTACGACCTTTCCGACCTGCAACTACTCTTTCATCCTTTCGGGCGGAGGGGAATACCGGAGGGGAGGGAGAAGGTGGAAGTTTGCCGCGCCGGCGGTGTTGATGCAGTGGCCGGGTGATCCGGTGGCCTACGGCCCGGCCGATGGTCATGAGAGCTGGGAGGAACTCTACGTGGTTTACCCGGGACGGCTGGTGGGGGCCTTCCGGAAGATGGGGTTTGTCCACACGGACAAACCCATTTGGCGTATCCAGGATGTCAGGCGTTTGTTGGAAAGATGCGAGGAATTGCAGCAGGCCATGGGGGATGGGGCCGTCGAAGGATCGGCCGACCGGGTGGACCGGATCTGCGAATCGATGATCTTGGACAGTCTTTTGGGGCAGTCCCATCCCGAACCCGATCCGGCGGAGCGGGCGGTCGCGGCCATCCGGCAACAAGTCCGGCGGCGCTTATCCCAGGAAGTGGACTGGGACGAGGTCGCGGCGAGGCAGGGCTTGTCACCGGCCACGTTCCGGAGGCGATGGAAGCAGGTGGTGCGGGTGGCCCCGGGACAGTACTTGCAAAGCCTGCGCATCCGCGAGGCCAAACGCCTGCTGGTGGAGACACGCAAGGCGGTGGCGGAAGTCGCCGCCGCCTGTGGTTACGGGGACCCGCTGTATTTTTCGCGGGCCTTCCGCAAGGAAACGGGGGTCACCCCGCGGGATTACCGGAAGGTGCACCGGCAGCCGGAGCCGTAA
- a CDS encoding ThuA domain-containing protein, which yields MKRKALILAGGWPGHHPESIADLFQADLATAGFNVQVEKSLDPLADASLPTYDLIFPCWTMGQLTDVQSKGLQAAVRSGSGLGGIHGGMGDAFRGNLDYEWMVGGHFVGHPHVGDYTVRLRVIGDEITEGMPEEFPYRSEQYYMMVDPGIRVLAETVYTYEGHTCAMPVVWTKQWGAGRVFYNALGHDPKEFLDHPHVRQMTVRGLLWAARS from the coding sequence ATGAAGCGCAAAGCCCTCATCCTGGCCGGCGGGTGGCCCGGCCACCATCCGGAAAGCATCGCCGACCTCTTCCAAGCAGACTTGGCCACCGCCGGATTCAATGTTCAGGTGGAAAAATCCCTCGATCCCCTGGCCGATGCCTCCCTGCCTACCTATGACCTCATCTTCCCCTGTTGGACCATGGGTCAGTTGACCGACGTACAAAGCAAGGGTCTCCAAGCCGCCGTTCGCAGCGGCTCCGGCCTCGGCGGCATCCACGGGGGCATGGGCGATGCTTTCCGCGGAAACCTCGACTACGAATGGATGGTCGGCGGACACTTCGTCGGCCACCCGCACGTCGGCGATTACACCGTCCGCCTCAGGGTCATCGGTGATGAAATCACCGAAGGCATGCCGGAAGAATTTCCCTACCGATCCGAGCAATACTACATGATGGTCGACCCCGGCATACGCGTCCTGGCAGAGACCGTCTACACCTACGAAGGCCACACCTGTGCCATGCCCGTCGTCTGGACCAAACAATGGGGCGCGGGCCGCGTCTTTTACAATGCCCTCGGCCATGATCCCAAAGAATTCCTCGACCATCCCCACGTCCGCCAGATGACTGTCCGCGGCCTCCTCTGGGCCGCACGTTCCTGA
- a CDS encoding Gfo/Idh/MocA family oxidoreductase — protein MKTYAKAKDIKVGVVGYGGAFNMGRQHLKEMQAAGMTPVAVAEVDPARLAVATQDFPGIQTYATVAEMLKKSDVELIVLITPHNTHAPLALQCLKAGRHVVSEKPLAITTVEVDAMITAAKKSGVMLSTYHNRHWDGRILQAVELVKKKKTIGDILRIECHMGGYNKPGDWWRSSRSISGGILYDWGVHLLEYSLQLIDAPVTEVSGFAHQGFWGPKTPWGKDANEDEGFAVVRFQSGQWLTLCITQIDSKGKDGWVEITGTKGTLLLDGPHSTLYQHADGKSLTTRLPNPKDEGARYYQNVARHLVKGEKLVITGEWSRRPIHILDLAAQSAKKGKSLPAKYG, from the coding sequence ATGAAAACCTACGCCAAAGCCAAAGACATCAAGGTCGGCGTCGTCGGATACGGCGGCGCCTTCAACATGGGACGCCAGCACCTCAAGGAAATGCAGGCCGCCGGCATGACCCCGGTCGCCGTGGCTGAAGTCGACCCCGCACGGCTCGCCGTGGCCACACAGGATTTTCCCGGCATCCAGACCTACGCAACCGTCGCGGAAATGCTGAAGAAGTCCGATGTCGAGTTGATCGTGCTCATCACCCCGCACAACACCCACGCCCCCCTCGCCCTCCAGTGCCTGAAGGCCGGACGCCATGTCGTTAGCGAAAAACCCCTCGCCATCACCACCGTCGAGGTCGATGCCATGATCACCGCGGCCAAAAAATCCGGCGTCATGCTCTCCACCTACCACAACCGCCATTGGGATGGCCGCATCCTCCAGGCGGTCGAACTGGTCAAAAAGAAAAAAACCATCGGCGACATCCTCCGCATCGAATGCCACATGGGCGGCTACAACAAGCCCGGGGATTGGTGGCGCAGCAGCCGCAGCATTTCCGGCGGCATCCTTTACGATTGGGGGGTCCATCTTTTGGAATACTCCTTGCAACTCATCGACGCTCCCGTGACCGAAGTCAGCGGCTTCGCCCACCAGGGCTTCTGGGGCCCCAAGACCCCCTGGGGCAAGGACGCCAATGAAGACGAGGGTTTCGCCGTGGTTCGTTTCCAAAGCGGCCAGTGGCTGACCCTCTGCATCACCCAGATCGATTCCAAGGGCAAGGATGGCTGGGTGGAAATCACCGGCACGAAGGGGACCCTGCTCCTGGACGGCCCGCACTCCACCCTCTACCAACACGCCGACGGAAAATCCCTCACCACCCGCCTGCCCAATCCGAAGGATGAGGGCGCGAGATACTACCAAAACGTGGCCCGCCACTTGGTGAAGGGGGAGAAGCTCGTCATCACCGGCGAATGGTCCCGCCGCCCGATCCACATCCTGGACTTGGCCGCCCAAAGCGCCAAGAAAGGCAAATCCCTCCCGGCCAAATACGGCTGA
- a CDS encoding SDR family oxidoreductase — MKPSIVVVTGASSGIGEGFARAFVARGHRVLLVARRHERLESLARELGPLAEIFVEDVADPDAPARILARVAALGATPGGLVNNAGLGKQAGLVRMSEDDITAMLRVNVESLVRLTRLFLPGMCERRSGFILNIASTAAFQPVPYFAVYAASKAFVVSFSEAVHEEARGFGVHVGCLCPGPVDTEFQQVAGMNPRFFARSQSVGEVVRAGMGQLEGQAAVAWTSAFQELFSFSVRFVPRCWVRRIAARLMKASGAE, encoded by the coding sequence ATGAAACCATCGATCGTGGTCGTGACCGGGGCGAGCAGCGGGATCGGTGAGGGCTTTGCCCGCGCTTTTGTCGCCCGTGGCCATCGGGTGCTGTTGGTGGCGCGACGTCACGAAAGGTTGGAGTCCCTGGCCCGGGAACTCGGACCCTTGGCGGAGATCTTCGTCGAAGATGTGGCCGACCCTGATGCACCGGCCCGGATTTTGGCCCGGGTGGCCGCACTGGGGGCGACACCGGGTGGATTGGTCAACAATGCCGGCCTGGGCAAACAGGCCGGGCTGGTGCGAATGTCCGAGGACGACATCACGGCCATGCTGCGGGTCAACGTCGAGAGTCTGGTGCGCCTGACCCGACTCTTTCTCCCCGGTATGTGCGAACGTCGTTCGGGATTCATCCTCAACATCGCCTCCACCGCGGCCTTCCAACCCGTGCCGTACTTTGCCGTCTATGCCGCCAGCAAGGCCTTCGTGGTTTCCTTTTCCGAGGCGGTTCACGAGGAAGCGCGCGGATTCGGGGTGCATGTGGGCTGCCTGTGTCCGGGCCCGGTTGACACCGAGTTCCAGCAAGTGGCCGGGATGAACCCCCGTTTCTTTGCCCGCAGCCAGTCGGTCGGCGAGGTGGTGCGTGCGGGCATGGGACAATTGGAGGGCCAAGCCGCCGTGGCCTGGACCTCGGCTTTCCAGGAACTCTTTTCCTTCAGTGTTCGATTTGTCCCGCGCTGCTGGGTGCGGCGCATCGCTGCCCGCCTCATGAAGGCCTCCGGGGCGGAGTGA